GGAGTTCGGGCCCATCTCGGGAGAGGACCTGGCCCACTGGGAGCGAGCTGTCCGCCGAGCCTTCGACGACACCGACCGAGCCACCATCGCCAACTTTGGGGGCACCGGGTTCGGGGACATTGCCCTGGTGCCTGCCCCTTGGCTCAAGCACCCCAAGGGCATCCGGGACGTGGCCGAGTGGTACATGAGCACCGTCACTCGCCGTGACTACGTCTACCGCGTCTTCGAACGTCAGGGCGAGATCGCCCTGGCCAACTTGGAGCGCATCCATCGGGTAGTGGGCGAGCGGGTCACCGTGGTGAGGGTCACCGGCACCGACTTTGGGGCTCAGCAAGGTCCTTTCATCTCCCCCCAGTCTTACCGGGAGCTGTTCTACCCCTTCCACCGGGCGGTCAACGATTGGGTGCATGAGCACACCAATTGGAAGACCTTCATCCACTCCTGCGGCTCCGTGCGCGCCTTGTTGCCGGACTTCATCCGGGCCGGGTTCGACGTCTTGAATCCGGTGCAGTGTTCGGCGGCGGAGATGGATCCGGGGGAGCTCAAGCAGTGCTATGGGGAGGAGGTAGTGTTCTGGGGGGGTGGGGTAGACACCCAGCGCACTTTGCCCTTTGGCACCCCGGAGGAGGTGCGTCGGGAGGTGCGGGAGCGGATGGAGACCTTCTCTCCTGGGGGAGGGTTCGTATTCGCCGCGGTGCACAACATCCAGGCTGGTGTGCCGGTGGAGAACCTCCTGGCGCTCTTCGATGCGGTGAGAGAGTGGCGATAGTGGATGGCGGATCGCGGGCAGGGGGAAGTGGCGGCGCCGGACGGGAGCACGTGCCCCCACCGGTCGCCATACGCCGCTCGCACCGCCTGCGAGGCGAGCTCCGCCAGCAGTTCGAGGCCATCTACCGGGACAGCTTCCCTCCGGAGCAGAGGGAGG
This genomic window from Anaerolineae bacterium contains:
- a CDS encoding methyltransferase, which produces EFGPISGEDLAHWERAVRRAFDDTDRATIANFGGTGFGDIALVPAPWLKHPKGIRDVAEWYMSTVTRRDYVYRVFERQGEIALANLERIHRVVGERVTVVRVTGTDFGAQQGPFISPQSYRELFYPFHRAVNDWVHEHTNWKTFIHSCGSVRALLPDFIRAGFDVLNPVQCSAAEMDPGELKQCYGEEVVFWGGGVDTQRTLPFGTPEEVRREVRERMETFSPGGGFVFAAVHNIQAGVPVENLLALFDAVREWR